One stretch of Schlesneria sp. DSM 10557 DNA includes these proteins:
- a CDS encoding SpoVR family protein: MAISTARTLPSQLRDIQLQMEALAKSYGLDFFETIFEVLDLEELCMFAAYGGFPVRYPHWRFGAEYDQLLKTHMYGLQRIYEMVINNDPCYAYLLNTNEMVDQKLVIAHVYGHCDFFKSNAWFGQTNRKMLDQMANHATRISRYIDRYGYEKVEEFIDACLSLEDLIDMHSMHIKRAPDVTPLPHAALLREDDFEFLQSGRLPSKGYMDSFINPPEVLEKAAREKHQQEEERDKKRSFPDEPQRDVLLFLLEHAPLRDWQHDILAIIRDEAYYFAPQGQTKIMNEGWASYWHTTLMTKHGLTDAEVIDYADHHSGTVAMSPQRINPYKIGIELFRDIEERWNRGQFGLEYEECDDWQAKQSWDKQLGLGRDKIFEVRRIHNDITFIDTFLTPEFCKKHKMFSFAFNDSSDNYEIASRQFQEVKAQLLNSLTNHSRPFIYVVDANYRNRGELYLHHKYQGIELKQDYAQDTLRNLHKLWARPVHLESVIDDKPAIIAFDGTNHSIKNK; the protein is encoded by the coding sequence ATGGCTATATCGACTGCCCGAACGCTGCCTTCGCAACTTCGCGACATCCAGCTTCAGATGGAAGCCCTCGCGAAAAGTTACGGTCTCGACTTCTTCGAAACCATCTTTGAAGTTCTCGATCTGGAAGAACTTTGCATGTTCGCCGCCTACGGCGGATTCCCCGTGCGTTACCCGCACTGGCGGTTTGGCGCTGAGTACGATCAACTGCTGAAAACCCACATGTACGGACTTCAGCGAATCTACGAGATGGTCATCAACAATGACCCGTGCTACGCCTACCTGCTCAACACCAACGAGATGGTGGATCAGAAGCTGGTGATTGCCCACGTCTACGGCCACTGTGATTTTTTCAAGAGCAACGCCTGGTTCGGTCAAACGAACCGCAAAATGCTCGATCAGATGGCCAACCACGCCACTCGCATCAGCAGGTACATCGACCGCTACGGGTACGAGAAGGTGGAAGAATTCATCGATGCGTGCCTTTCTCTCGAAGACCTGATCGACATGCATTCCATGCATATCAAACGCGCCCCGGATGTGACACCACTTCCCCACGCAGCTCTACTGCGCGAGGATGATTTCGAATTCTTGCAGTCCGGCCGCCTCCCCTCGAAGGGCTACATGGACTCCTTCATCAATCCACCAGAAGTCCTGGAAAAGGCGGCAAGAGAAAAGCACCAGCAGGAAGAGGAGCGAGACAAGAAACGGTCGTTTCCGGACGAGCCTCAGCGGGATGTTCTCCTGTTTCTACTGGAACATGCCCCCTTACGAGACTGGCAGCACGATATCCTCGCCATTATCAGAGACGAGGCCTACTACTTCGCCCCTCAGGGTCAGACGAAGATCATGAATGAAGGCTGGGCCAGCTACTGGCACACAACTCTCATGACAAAACACGGCCTCACCGACGCCGAGGTCATTGACTACGCAGACCACCACAGTGGGACGGTGGCCATGAGCCCCCAGCGCATCAATCCCTACAAGATCGGAATCGAACTCTTCCGGGATATTGAAGAACGCTGGAACCGGGGCCAGTTCGGCCTCGAATACGAAGAGTGTGACGACTGGCAGGCCAAGCAAAGCTGGGACAAGCAGTTGGGGCTTGGGCGGGACAAAATCTTTGAAGTCCGCCGTATCCACAACGACATCACCTTCATCGACACATTCTTAACGCCTGAATTCTGCAAGAAGCACAAGATGTTCTCGTTTGCATTCAACGACAGCAGCGACAACTACGAAATTGCTTCGCGTCAGTTCCAGGAAGTGAAAGCGCAACTCCTCAACAGCCTCACCAATCACAGCCGCCCGTTCATCTACGTCGTCGACGCCAATTACCGCAATCGGGGTGAGCTTTACCTGCACCACAAGTATCAGGGAATCGAGCTGAAGCAGGACTACGCCCAGGATACGCTACGGAACTTGCATAAACTGTGGGCGCGGCCAGTTCATCTGGAATCGGTGATCGATGACAAGCCCGCCATTATCGCGTTCGACGGCACCAATCACTCGATCAAGAATAAGTAA
- a CDS encoding response regulator, giving the protein MTATSKILIADDNIQNCELLDAFLADENYEIAMAHDGRETLQKVEEFQPDLILLDIMMPKLSGYEVCKQLRSEAATRDIPVLMVTALAEMGDIERAVQAGADDFLTKPVNRIELTTRVKSLLRVRHLTSQRDRLLAYLEEVDAVAVKTLGLK; this is encoded by the coding sequence ATGACGGCGACGTCGAAGATTCTGATTGCCGACGACAATATTCAGAACTGCGAGCTTCTTGACGCATTTCTCGCCGACGAAAACTATGAAATCGCGATGGCTCACGATGGTCGGGAAACCCTGCAGAAGGTGGAAGAGTTTCAGCCGGACCTGATCCTGCTGGACATCATGATGCCCAAACTGAGCGGTTATGAGGTCTGCAAGCAACTGCGAAGTGAAGCGGCAACCCGGGATATTCCCGTCCTGATGGTCACTGCCCTCGCGGAAATGGGTGATATCGAGCGCGCGGTGCAGGCGGGCGCGGATGATTTTCTCACGAAACCTGTCAACCGTATTGAACTTACGACACGTGTGAAGTCGCTGTTGCGAGTTCGGCACCTCACCAGTCAGAGGGACCGACTTCTGGCCTACCTCGAAGAGGTTGATGCTGTCGCCGTGAAAACGCTGGGTCTCAAATAG
- the lepB gene encoding signal peptidase I produces MSRSNPTAASVNKGTESTQNPARTASHGSQQDAGRETIESIAFAFVLALLFRTFVAEAFVIPTGSMAPTLFGRNKAVVCTECHQHYEVGASDELDDDGYLVRRISESICPNCRYPNSIRDLPVFKGDRILVNKFPYQIASPERWDVIVFRYPEDMQKNYIKRLVGLPGETIRISRGDVYARQGDQGEFQILRKQDPDKQKVLQLLVYDDRNPPVDLLASGWPERWQTMTHEEISNGLDGWVRAESGWKHDAQSRSFSVESSDEEKWVRYQHLVPSKSDWDDVGGHEDVVKDPRPQLITDFCGYNAFSGGRSSNNDDDRFWVGDLSLNCTVNITSLSDTTSGDSQAELSFELTEGVRRYVCRIDVKTGQATLLRNDDLAADSRAANIEMASAPTPIRGPGRYSITFANVDDRLCLWVNSSWLSSGLIPFGPGAEFSAPANRSPQESDLTPAGFSARGVTAQVSDLVLQRDIYYRAEKVPNDAGDFTMHDQELSDSLQIRESLKDPNEYGNLYSRQHREATFRELGPDEFFVMGDNSPRSQDSRLWPNVQRHAYNRHAVPRQALLGKAFFIYWPHGIPFLNSGKGYPLLNHSPRRNQRGEPEVDNYPDYVAPFYPQWWRLKRIR; encoded by the coding sequence ATGAGTAGATCCAACCCGACCGCCGCTTCTGTCAACAAAGGGACGGAATCCACGCAGAATCCCGCTCGAACAGCTTCACACGGCTCGCAGCAGGACGCCGGACGGGAAACGATTGAATCGATCGCGTTTGCTTTTGTACTCGCGCTCCTCTTCCGGACATTTGTCGCCGAAGCCTTTGTGATCCCAACCGGGTCGATGGCGCCGACTCTTTTCGGTCGCAATAAAGCTGTCGTCTGTACCGAGTGTCATCAGCACTATGAAGTCGGTGCGAGCGACGAACTTGACGACGATGGCTACCTCGTTCGTCGGATTAGCGAATCCATCTGCCCCAACTGCCGGTATCCCAATTCAATTCGAGATCTCCCTGTTTTCAAGGGAGATCGCATTCTGGTGAATAAGTTCCCTTATCAGATTGCCTCACCGGAACGCTGGGATGTCATCGTCTTCCGGTATCCTGAAGACATGCAGAAAAACTACATCAAACGACTCGTGGGGCTTCCTGGCGAGACGATCCGAATTTCTCGCGGTGACGTCTACGCACGCCAGGGAGATCAAGGGGAGTTTCAAATTCTGCGTAAGCAGGATCCGGACAAGCAGAAGGTTCTGCAACTCCTGGTCTACGATGACAGGAATCCCCCCGTCGACTTGCTCGCCAGTGGCTGGCCAGAACGATGGCAGACAATGACCCATGAAGAGATTTCAAATGGACTCGATGGCTGGGTGCGGGCGGAATCCGGCTGGAAGCATGATGCTCAGTCACGCAGCTTTTCCGTTGAATCGTCTGATGAAGAAAAGTGGGTCAGGTATCAGCATCTCGTTCCGAGCAAATCGGATTGGGATGATGTGGGAGGACACGAGGATGTCGTGAAGGATCCTCGACCGCAGTTGATCACCGATTTCTGTGGATACAATGCGTTCTCTGGTGGGCGAAGCTCCAACAACGACGATGACCGCTTCTGGGTCGGTGATCTGTCATTGAACTGCACCGTCAACATCACCTCCCTTTCAGACACCACATCCGGTGATTCTCAAGCGGAACTGAGCTTTGAATTGACCGAGGGCGTTCGTCGCTACGTCTGCCGGATTGATGTAAAAACGGGACAGGCGACCTTGCTGCGCAACGATGACCTGGCAGCCGATTCCCGCGCGGCGAATATCGAAATGGCGTCTGCGCCGACCCCGATTCGCGGGCCTGGACGATACAGCATCACATTCGCGAACGTCGATGATCGGCTTTGCCTTTGGGTCAACAGTTCCTGGCTCAGCAGTGGTTTGATCCCGTTTGGTCCCGGGGCGGAATTTTCCGCTCCCGCAAATCGCAGTCCCCAGGAGTCGGACCTGACTCCCGCTGGTTTCTCTGCGCGGGGTGTGACCGCTCAAGTCTCAGACCTGGTTCTTCAGCGAGATATCTACTATCGGGCAGAAAAAGTCCCCAACGATGCGGGAGACTTTACGATGCACGATCAGGAGCTTTCGGACTCGCTTCAGATCCGCGAGAGCCTGAAGGATCCGAACGAATACGGGAATCTCTATTCGCGTCAGCATCGCGAAGCAACATTCCGGGAACTGGGGCCTGATGAATTTTTTGTGATGGGGGACAACAGCCCCCGCAGTCAGGACAGCCGATTGTGGCCGAACGTGCAACGTCATGCCTACAATCGGCACGCCGTGCCGCGACAGGCGTTGCTGGGGAAGGCCTTCTTTATCTACTGGCCCCACGGAATCCCGTTTCTTAACAGTGGCAAGGGCTACCCACTGCTGAATCATTCGCCGCGTCGGAATCAGCGAGGGGAACCGGAAGTCGACAACTATCCCGACTACGTGGCCCCCTTCTATCCTCAGTGGTGGCGATTGAAACGGATTCGGTAA
- the lptB gene encoding LPS export ABC transporter ATP-binding protein yields the protein MSLLQCIGLVKQYPGKRAVDGVSFHVEPGEVVGLLGPNGAGKSTSFSMAVGLVTPTDGKVIFNGVDVTRWPLYKRAQHGMGYLPQNDSVFGKLSGEQNLYAVLEFQPLSYRERMARANELLGMFGLTEKRKQTAGTLSGGERRRLEIARCLASRPKLILLDEPFTGIDPVTIHSIQDIIADLRQSGISILLTDHRERETLTITDRSYIVFSGRILVSGDAATVLNDENAQKYYFGKRFDAGSIIESKGAFQTQMDAAAANRAA from the coding sequence ATGTCATTGCTGCAATGCATTGGTCTGGTCAAGCAATACCCTGGCAAACGTGCCGTCGATGGGGTTTCGTTCCACGTCGAGCCTGGTGAAGTTGTCGGATTGCTGGGTCCGAACGGGGCCGGGAAATCGACGAGCTTCAGTATGGCCGTCGGACTGGTGACCCCCACCGATGGGAAAGTCATCTTCAACGGCGTGGATGTCACCCGCTGGCCGCTCTACAAACGAGCCCAGCATGGCATGGGTTATCTGCCCCAGAATGACAGTGTCTTCGGTAAACTTTCCGGTGAACAGAACCTTTACGCGGTGCTGGAGTTTCAGCCGCTGTCATACCGCGAACGGATGGCCAGAGCGAATGAACTGCTGGGCATGTTCGGACTGACGGAGAAGCGGAAGCAGACCGCCGGGACGTTATCCGGGGGGGAGCGACGTCGTCTGGAAATCGCCCGCTGTCTGGCGAGTCGTCCCAAGCTGATTCTGCTTGACGAACCCTTCACGGGGATTGACCCGGTCACGATTCATAGCATTCAGGACATTATCGCGGACCTGCGGCAAAGCGGCATTTCGATCCTCCTGACCGACCACCGTGAACGCGAGACGCTCACCATTACCGATCGCAGTTACATCGTGTTTTCCGGCCGAATCCTCGTCAGTGGTGACGCGGCGACGGTACTGAATGACGAGAATGCACAGAAGTACTACTTCGGAAAACGATTCGATGCGGGCTCGATTATCGAGAGCAAAGGGGCCTTCCAGACGCAGATGGATGCCGCAGCCGCCAATCGGGCTGCATAG